One segment of Salvia splendens isolate huo1 chromosome 20, SspV2, whole genome shotgun sequence DNA contains the following:
- the LOC121780668 gene encoding zinc transporter 4, chloroplastic-like isoform X1: protein MLFLEDLLPVVWGGGFGEIIRVYSGSFVQSISHSMSTLACDAQREADDGCRDDVYALTLKLIAIAAILFMGVCGVAIPLVGKKRRFLRTDSNLFVAAKAFAAGVILATGFVHMLPDATEALTDACLPEIPWSKFPFSGFIAMMAALGTLLADFVGTQYYERKQSKQEEESQTAKADSSEAGSESGIVPTETRGSGRMVFGEEEGGAMHIVGMHAHAAHHRHSHSREQGSCNGHRGADQHGHLHSFGFEDNTARHIVVSQVLELGIVSHSVIIGLSLGVSHSPCTIRPLIGALSFHQFFEGFALGGCISKAKLRSLQSTLMACFFAITTPIGIGIGIGIASFYNASSPRALVIEGILDSISAGILVYMALVDLIAADFLSKRMSCNARLQFVSYFLLFLGAALMSLLALWA, encoded by the exons ATGTTGTTTCTCGAG GATTTGTTGCCGGTTGTGTGGGGAGGTGGATTTGGAGAGATAATTCGGGTTTATTCTG GATCATTCGTGCAGAGCATATCCCATTCCATGTCGACCCTTGCGTGTGACGCTCAAAGGGAAGCAGACGACGGATGCCGAGACGATGTGTACGCTCTCACCCTTAAGCTCATTGCAATTGCTGCAATCCTCTTTATGGGAGTCTGTGGTGTGGCCATTCCGTTAGTCGGGAAGAAGCGCCGGTTTCTGCGAACCGATTCCAACTTGTTCGTTGCTGCCAAAGCGTTTGCCGCTGGCGTCATCCTCGCCACGGGATTCGTCCACATGTTGCCTGACGCCACCGAGGCGTTGACCGACGCTTGCCTGCCCGAAATTCCGTGGTCGAAGTTCCCCTTCTCGGGATTCATCGCGATGATGGCCGCATTGGGGACGTTGCTAGCTGATTTTGTCGGGACGCAGTATTACGAGAGAAAGCAGAGCAAACAGGAGGAAGAAAGCCAAACCGCCAAGGCTGATTCATCGGAGGCCGGATCTGAGTCGGGGATAGTTCCGACCGAGACGAGGGGGAGTGGCCGGATGGTTTTCGGAGAAGAGGAAGGGGGCGCCATGCACATCGTCGGTATGCATGCCCACGCGGCGCATCACAGGCACAGTCACTCGCGAGAGCAAGGGTCGTGTAACGGGCATCGGGGTGCGGATCAACACGGTCACTTGCATTCTTTCGGCTTCGAAGATAATACTGCTCGCCACATTGTTGTTTCGCAG GTTCTTGAACTCGGTATAGTTTCACACTCGGTGATCATCGGCCTATCGCTGGGGGTTTCACACAGTCCGTGTACGATTAGGCCTTTGATCGGGGCGCTATCGTTCCACCAGTTCTTCGAAGGCTTCGCTCTGGGAGGCTGCATCTCTAAGGCGAAGCTGAGGAGCCTCCAGTCAACCCTCATGGCGTGCTTTTTCGCAATAACCACCCCAATCGGGATAGGTATAGGGATCGGGATAGCTTCGTTCTACAATGCTAGCAGCCCGAGAGCTCTAGTAATCGAGGGCATCCTGGACTCGATCTCTGCTGGGATCCTCGTGTATATGGCTCTGGTCGATCTGATAGCAGCCGATTTCTTGAGCAAGCGAATGAGCTGCAACGCGAGGCTGCAGTTCGTATCGTATTTCCTCTTGTTCTTGGGTGCTGCCTTGATGTCTTTGTTAGCACTGTGGGCTTAG
- the LOC121780668 gene encoding zinc transporter 4, chloroplastic-like isoform X2, with the protein MSTLACDAQREADDGCRDDVYALTLKLIAIAAILFMGVCGVAIPLVGKKRRFLRTDSNLFVAAKAFAAGVILATGFVHMLPDATEALTDACLPEIPWSKFPFSGFIAMMAALGTLLADFVGTQYYERKQSKQEEESQTAKADSSEAGSESGIVPTETRGSGRMVFGEEEGGAMHIVGMHAHAAHHRHSHSREQGSCNGHRGADQHGHLHSFGFEDNTARHIVVSQVLELGIVSHSVIIGLSLGVSHSPCTIRPLIGALSFHQFFEGFALGGCISKAKLRSLQSTLMACFFAITTPIGIGIGIGIASFYNASSPRALVIEGILDSISAGILVYMALVDLIAADFLSKRMSCNARLQFVSYFLLFLGAALMSLLALWA; encoded by the exons ATGTCGACCCTTGCGTGTGACGCTCAAAGGGAAGCAGACGACGGATGCCGAGACGATGTGTACGCTCTCACCCTTAAGCTCATTGCAATTGCTGCAATCCTCTTTATGGGAGTCTGTGGTGTGGCCATTCCGTTAGTCGGGAAGAAGCGCCGGTTTCTGCGAACCGATTCCAACTTGTTCGTTGCTGCCAAAGCGTTTGCCGCTGGCGTCATCCTCGCCACGGGATTCGTCCACATGTTGCCTGACGCCACCGAGGCGTTGACCGACGCTTGCCTGCCCGAAATTCCGTGGTCGAAGTTCCCCTTCTCGGGATTCATCGCGATGATGGCCGCATTGGGGACGTTGCTAGCTGATTTTGTCGGGACGCAGTATTACGAGAGAAAGCAGAGCAAACAGGAGGAAGAAAGCCAAACCGCCAAGGCTGATTCATCGGAGGCCGGATCTGAGTCGGGGATAGTTCCGACCGAGACGAGGGGGAGTGGCCGGATGGTTTTCGGAGAAGAGGAAGGGGGCGCCATGCACATCGTCGGTATGCATGCCCACGCGGCGCATCACAGGCACAGTCACTCGCGAGAGCAAGGGTCGTGTAACGGGCATCGGGGTGCGGATCAACACGGTCACTTGCATTCTTTCGGCTTCGAAGATAATACTGCTCGCCACATTGTTGTTTCGCAG GTTCTTGAACTCGGTATAGTTTCACACTCGGTGATCATCGGCCTATCGCTGGGGGTTTCACACAGTCCGTGTACGATTAGGCCTTTGATCGGGGCGCTATCGTTCCACCAGTTCTTCGAAGGCTTCGCTCTGGGAGGCTGCATCTCTAAGGCGAAGCTGAGGAGCCTCCAGTCAACCCTCATGGCGTGCTTTTTCGCAATAACCACCCCAATCGGGATAGGTATAGGGATCGGGATAGCTTCGTTCTACAATGCTAGCAGCCCGAGAGCTCTAGTAATCGAGGGCATCCTGGACTCGATCTCTGCTGGGATCCTCGTGTATATGGCTCTGGTCGATCTGATAGCAGCCGATTTCTTGAGCAAGCGAATGAGCTGCAACGCGAGGCTGCAGTTCGTATCGTATTTCCTCTTGTTCTTGGGTGCTGCCTTGATGTCTTTGTTAGCACTGTGGGCTTAG